DNA from Dietzia lutea:
CGCCACCCGCGCGCCAGTCGGTGAGCACGGGGCACATGCGGTCGCTGCCCTCGGTCCACTGGATGGACGTGTGCTTCTCGCTGTTCTTGCGAACCGAGACGCACGTTCCGCAGCTACGACACTCGACGGGCTGGAAGCCCGCCCGTGTGTAGGTCTCGCGGTCGAGGTCGGTGTACGAGTGGAGTCGCGCGGCGCGCGCCGGGTCGGTGTCGTCCCAGGTCGGCGCGCGCCGCGAGTCGTTCTTCTTGAACATCAGTGCTGCGACCGGGTGGCGTTGGCCTCGCCGGCGACCTCTGCCATGCCGGTGTACTGGGTCTGCTCGTCGGAGATCTCGGCCTCACCGGCCTCCTGCTTGCGCATGTTCTCGGCGACCTCCTTCTCCCAGTACTGGTTGGCGGCGGTGGTGTCGACCTCGAACTCGAAGCGCTCGGTCATCTCCGGCGTCACCTTGTCGCGGTCCACGTAGAACTGCTCGTACCAGCGGCGGAGCTGGTAGACGGGACCGTCCTCCTCGCAGAGGAGCGGGTTGGCGATCTGGGACTTGCGCTGCCAGATACGGACGTCCTGGAGGAAGCCCTCGCCGAAGAAGGTGGCGATCTTCGCGGCCATCTTCTCGGAGGTGGCGTCGTCGAAGCCCTGAGGCTTCTTGACCGACAGTCCGTACATCAGCACGAACGAATTCTGGTCGATCGGGTAGTGGCAGTTGATGAGGATGGCCTCGGTCTCGAAGCCGCCGTACATCTGCTTGAGCGGGTTGATCATGTACGCCGGGCCGAAGTAGGAGGCCTCGGACTCGAGCAGCGTGTCGCCGTACTTGCCGCCGGACGGATCGTGGTCGGGACGGCCCTTCGTGTTGAGGTACTGCGTCGCCTTCTGGCCCTCGAAGACGTTCTTGAAGTACGTCGGGAAGGCGAAGTGGATGTAGTAGAAGTGCGCCATGTCGACCACGTTGTCGACGATCTCCATGCAGTTGGAGCCCTCGATCACGAGGCGGTTCCACTGCCAGTCTGTCCACTCGCCGGTCTCGTACTCGGCGATCGCCGGGATGGCGTCCTCCGGCTGCGGCGGCTTGCCCTCGTGGTCGTGCCACACGAAGACCTGGCCGGACTGGACGTTGGTGGTCCAGGAGCGGGTCTTGGCACGCAGGGGCACGCGCTTGGCGTACGGGATGCCCTTGCACTTGCCGTCGCCGCCCCAGCGCCAGTCGTGGAACGGGCAGGCGATGTTGCCGTCCTTGATGGAGCCGTCGGACAGGTCCCCGCCCAGGTGGCGGCAGTAGGCGTCGAGGACGTTGATCTCGCCCTCGTCGTTCGCCCACACCACGAGTTTGGTGCCGAAGGCCTGGATGGAGTGGGGCTTGCCGTCGGTGAACTCCTTGACGGTGCCGATGCAGTGCCATCCGCGCGCGTACCGATCCCGGACCTCGCCGGTGTCGATTTCGCGGACGGCTCCGGGGGCCGAACCGGGTGCGGTCATGATGATCCTCCTGAGGGCGCGAGCCGTATGAGAACAGGTTATAGAATGAGGTGGCAGGCCACAACCAGGGAGCGTTCGTGCTGGCACGGCGTGCCAGGGTGTTCCGCCCGAGAGGGACCGCCTGGTGCAAAACTGTAACGTGTTCTAGTCTAGACCGCATCACCCCACGCACTGCCAGAGAGGTACACATGAGCGAGTACGCCTCCCACGAGGTCATCGACCGCATCAAGGCCCTGCTGCCCGGTTTCGCCGAGCGCGCCCAGGAGACCGAGGACCTGCGCAAGGTCCACCCGCAGAACATCGCGGAGCTCGACGAGGCCGGCTTCTTCAAGCTCTGCCAGCCGGCCCAGTGGGGCGGGTACGAGGCGGACATGGAGACCTTCTACACCGCCGCCATGACGATCGCGACCGCGTGCCCGTCCACCGGTTGGTGCGCGAGCATCCTCGGCATCCACAACTGGCACCTGGCCCTGTTCCCGCAGCAGGCGCAGGAGGACGTCTGGGGCGAGGACCCGACGGTGCGGATCTCGTCGTCGTACGCCCCGATGGGCGCG
Protein-coding regions in this window:
- a CDS encoding Rieske 2Fe-2S domain-containing protein, which gives rise to MTAPGSAPGAVREIDTGEVRDRYARGWHCIGTVKEFTDGKPHSIQAFGTKLVVWANDEGEINVLDAYCRHLGGDLSDGSIKDGNIACPFHDWRWGGDGKCKGIPYAKRVPLRAKTRSWTTNVQSGQVFVWHDHEGKPPQPEDAIPAIAEYETGEWTDWQWNRLVIEGSNCMEIVDNVVDMAHFYYIHFAFPTYFKNVFEGQKATQYLNTKGRPDHDPSGGKYGDTLLESEASYFGPAYMINPLKQMYGGFETEAILINCHYPIDQNSFVLMYGLSVKKPQGFDDATSEKMAAKIATFFGEGFLQDVRIWQRKSQIANPLLCEEDGPVYQLRRWYEQFYVDRDKVTPEMTERFEFEVDTTAANQYWEKEVAENMRKQEAGEAEISDEQTQYTGMAEVAGEANATRSQH